The Capsicum annuum cultivar UCD-10X-F1 chromosome 1, UCD10Xv1.1, whole genome shotgun sequence sequence tgtgCTCTTTTTCCAGTTTTTAGAGTAGATTTTGCATTTGAATTGTAGTTATTTTAGTAATTATATTCGGtgaagtttgaatctttaaagtAATTAGGATTAGCTTGGAATTGATCTCTAGATAGAGTTTGTTTCTGTTGTGTGATGGGATTTCTTGCTTTATAGATTAACCCACTTATAGTTAGACTGGCCAATAAAGAGTTGAATGGGTATAGAGGACTCATATAGCCAGAGAGAGGCAGAGCCAGGATTTATAGTTTATGTTCTggatagattatttatagatAGAGGAATATTTTAACACAGCCAAAGCTAATGAGTTCTGCCGAATCCATAGCTAAATCTGTATAGGCCCCTGCGTATAGCAGTTTCCGACTAGTTTGACACCATACATAGTTGTCCTTGTTGTTGTAATAGTTAATCAAAAGAAGGTGCAGGGCTGCTGGTACAGTTCATTTATGCAATTTGAGGGAACAAGATGCAAATGCTGAATTAATAAGGAAAAAGCTCTTGAAATGGTACTGCATGTGCTACAAATTTTTACACGTAACTGTTTGAAGGACAATAAAACTCggctttaattttttcaaatggaAACTATTTCTAAACTAAAAGAACATTTTCTTGTATAAGATCTCAAGTGAGTTGATGAGATAAGCATAATCATGTCAACGGGTATCATATATTTGTATTGTCAGCGTGTAGTAGTATGCTGTTTTCTGTTTCAATGGTAACTGTTCTCATCAGTCTCAAAACATGCAGGCTTCATCTCAAGGGTACGATAGAAATGAAGACGAGAGGAGAGATAATTTCAACCAAAGCTGTTGGAATCAAAAGGTTTGGTCTGtctaaagtattatatttattccaATCTTCATCATGATGATATTCACTTGTTTTACTGGTATCTGCAGGAGAACGAGGGAAACAATGATGGCTGGGAGATGGTCCAGAAAAAGCCTACTAAACGGCACCAACAGGTATGTTTTACAACTAGAGAACGAATCTATTgtctaaacaaaaaataataagtggatgGTTTTCATCAAGACAAGCTTTCTTGTTGTTAAAAGATAGAAGCGTGTTATAATGACATCATCTGGTTAAAGAACTATAGTGAAAACTAAAATGTTAATGGTTTTTCAGCAACtgaacaaaagtgaaaataaaggTGGATCATAGAGTTTAGAAGTCACAACTAACCATGAGGTTAGAACTAGGTTGTGGAATGTCTTCATCACGGGGGCAGGCTGAGTTTTCAAGGTCTTTCTCATACAAATTTATGGACAAGTGAAGGTTAAGTGAGTACGAAAAAATCTCGAGATGTCTGCTTGAGCAAAGATTGTAGGTTGTGCTATGCAATTTTAACTCCATCTTTTTTGCTGGTGATTTAGTGGTTTCAGAACGGTAATGCAACGATACTTATCTTACTTGTGAGGCTTGGAAAAAAATTGCTAAGAGATGTTGAGACATCCATAACTCCTCTTACTTTCATTTTTCCTTCCAGTTAATGATATAAAATCTTAGGAGCTTTATATAAAGTACTTCATGAGAATATGTGGGTGGTAATTGAGGCATGTAGAGTAGAAACCTATATTAACAAACAGATCATTTGAAACTAACTTGACCTTGATAGGTTGGAGGGAGAGGGAAGTTCCAATGCCAACCGTGCTTCTAAAAGTATAGGAACTCAAAAGTTTAAAAATGCTAGGAATTAAAATTTGATGCATTCTAAGATCCCCATCGTCTGTCCAAAAAAATTGTCCTTTTGATGTGTACTTGCTAGTTCCTCTCTCGTGGTTGTTGAAATAACTCTTTTGAGTAGTCAGATCAAGTACCGTGTTCTGGGCAGATTGTGTTTCCTCTTCTAGCtgttgttttgtttctttctgTTATTCAATTGTAGTACTATATGTTTATATTGGAAAAATCTAGTATTTCTAACAACTAATGAAAGGAGTTGAAGATTTTTCCCGTTTACAGATGTCTTTTGTTTAGTTGATGGGCCATTCAAAATCCTTTctgttaattttttttccttgtgCTTTATACTTTTCCATCTACTTGATGTTGTTCTTTTGCATGTGCACCTCTTAATATCAATTAATTTCTGTTCTGCATTTTCTGGAGTTCTTTTTCAAGATCACCTCATCTTAAAATTATGCTTGTCATCATATGGAAACTGTGAATATGCGGCAACAGGTAAAAATGGGTTACTGGGACAATTACAAGAAACCCCTTGATGAACAAAGTTACTCCAATGAGGTTGAATATGGAGCTGAACTGGAACCCTCCCAAGAAGAACTTTCAGACTTATCGAAAGCATGCAACAAACTATGGGAACTTGATTTAAACCGCTTAGTTCCAGGAAAGGATTACCAGATTGATTGTGGTGAAGGGAAAAAGGTGTACCAAAAGGAGGATATGGCGGAAGGATGCTTATTTTCCTGGCTGAGTGATGATGTTTCTAACAAGCCTACTTATTCGCGTTTCTGTTCCCTTTTGGATAATTATAATCCACATCAGGGAAGTAAGGAGAATGTAACACCTGAAGAAAAGCGAGAACAAACAGCATTCATTGAAGAGATCAGTAGAACTGCACCAATTAAATATCTGCATAAGTATCTGTCATTGAAAGGCATAGTTTCTGGTGCTTATGAAGAATTTAAGAGAATGTTGACACATCTCTGGTTCGACCTTTATGGTCGAGGTGGTACATCCGCTTCCTCTTCAGCTTTTGAACATGTTTTTGTTGGAGAGATAAAGGAGCGCGGGGAGAAAGAAGTGTCTGGATTTCACAACTGGCTTCAGGTGCAATTCCTGGTTTTCATTTATTACTAGTGCTTGTTCAATAGATTTCATAGCTTGTACCGTTTATCCTTAGTATGTGTCCCTTCACCAGAAACTGCATTTGAAGTGCAGAAGTCCTGATTTGTggaaggaaaataagaaaaacttaTATTCTTCTATGTTTTATGCTTTGCAGTTCTATTTAGAGGAAGCTAAGGGAAATGTTGACTATCAAGGCTATATATTCCCCCGAAGGCGTGGAGAGATTGTAAGTCATACCACTCTTTAATTTGGTTGTCTAAGCAATGAATGGAATTTgatatctgatacatgattcaCTTAGCTTTGTTCAGAATTTTGCAAGTGTTCTAGTAAAAGAAATTATATGTATTGACAATTTCTCATTCTGATCATCCCATGCCTCAGAAAAATGGCACTGTTTGATGTCAAATACTCCCTCCCTTGCAATTTGTCTGTCTCGTTTTGACttggcacgaagtttaagaaagaaaggaaaactctTGAATCTTGAGGTCTTAAACTAAAGAAGTAAATATACTTAGAATGTACCAAAATACTTTTCAATCTTGtgtcttaaacatgtcatatgaaaagttggaattaaagagttatcaaaaaaggaaagaggctTTCTTGTTgaaatgaactaaaaagaaaagcaagacaaacaaattgaaacggacgGAGTAACTAACAATCTCTGGAGAAAATTTCATTGTGTAAACATTGTCAAGT is a genomic window containing:
- the LOC107869066 gene encoding poly(U)-specific endoribonuclease-B isoform X1 encodes the protein MEGLVKGLLNVGLGNDENDRENQDRDERSRSTWAQVVTGEQEDDGVNSDHRTTGYNRQDERYGRNEESRPHMMPQKASSQGYDRNEDERRDNFNQSCWNQKENEGNNDGWEMVQKKPTKRHQQVKMGYWDNYKKPLDEQSYSNEVEYGAELEPSQEELSDLSKACNKLWELDLNRLVPGKDYQIDCGEGKKVYQKEDMAEGCLFSWLSDDVSNKPTYSRFCSLLDNYNPHQGSKENVTPEEKREQTAFIEEISRTAPIKYLHKYLSLKGIVSGAYEEFKRMLTHLWFDLYGRGGTSASSSAFEHVFVGEIKERGEKEVSGFHNWLQFYLEEAKGNVDYQGYIFPRRRGEIPDSETQLLTIQFEWNGVLKSVSSSLIGVSPEFEVAIYTLCYFVGGEENHVEIGPYPVNIKCYRLGDNIGSAFPVAEC
- the LOC107869066 gene encoding poly(U)-specific endoribonuclease-B isoform X2, translating into MEGLVKGLLNVGLGNDENDRENQDRDERSRSTWAQVVTGEQEDDGVNSDHRTTGYNRQASSQGYDRNEDERRDNFNQSCWNQKENEGNNDGWEMVQKKPTKRHQQVKMGYWDNYKKPLDEQSYSNEVEYGAELEPSQEELSDLSKACNKLWELDLNRLVPGKDYQIDCGEGKKVYQKEDMAEGCLFSWLSDDVSNKPTYSRFCSLLDNYNPHQGSKENVTPEEKREQTAFIEEISRTAPIKYLHKYLSLKGIVSGAYEEFKRMLTHLWFDLYGRGGTSASSSAFEHVFVGEIKERGEKEVSGFHNWLQFYLEEAKGNVDYQGYIFPRRRGEIPDSETQLLTIQFEWNGVLKSVSSSLIGVSPEFEVAIYTLCYFVGGEENHVEIGPYPVNIKCYRLGDNIGSAFPVAEC